One genomic segment of Alkalimarinus alittae includes these proteins:
- the prsK gene encoding XrtA/PEP-CTERM system histidine kinase PrsK — MDITFGTLSHAVGFGIYFLVSAYIAKRYLRRNTDRSLFIATLMTCLWLGVLAYQSHFNSPPFYIRYSIEIVRNAAWFGVLYALLGIKFVPNSNIEKSRRFLSLSSMVTLLIMLVAVLIEGIASVEIVSGKVLLGGQIALSLVGLILLEQIWRNANIYGRSSIKYLSVAIGAIFGYDFLMYSDAFLFQEISTPMWNSRGAVNAMVAPLIALTMINSRKQPIDVQVSRQVIFYTGTLVLAGVYLLLISMGGYYLRTFGGTWGDALQILFFFTAITILVLLLASPKLRARLMVFISQNFFHYKYDYREEWLKSTKTLSFSNAEEELPTSVIRILSKLVESNGGILWYKNDVGDFSVKAYLNCSPIKHDVIDANADILEYFKEHDWIIDLNEYINDPTTYNLLEIPDVILNHPSPWLIIPLFQGNELMGLTLVAQPYTRMELNWENYDLIKVVSRQACSYLSQSQSQERLAESKQFEAVNRTSAFMVHDLKTIIAQLSLLVKNAEKHKANPAFVDDMISTTAHAVQKMEYLLKQIRNPTEEEQLELIELGPIVEDVVLRQSKSLPIPQAQLPDEQIMVKSSKEQLHTVLGHLIQNAQDATDKDGEVTISVKATPGFVVLFIQDTGKGMSERFIKNQLFKPFESTKGLKGMGIGAYQSREYIKKLGGTIDVTSQEGIGSCFSVKIPTS; from the coding sequence ATGGATATCACTTTTGGAACCCTCAGTCATGCAGTTGGGTTTGGCATTTATTTTTTGGTCTCGGCTTATATTGCGAAACGCTATTTGAGACGAAATACTGACCGATCTCTTTTTATTGCGACGTTGATGACCTGCCTTTGGCTTGGGGTTTTGGCTTATCAGTCGCATTTCAATTCTCCGCCATTTTATATTCGTTACTCCATCGAAATCGTTAGGAATGCAGCTTGGTTTGGTGTGCTGTATGCCTTGCTCGGCATCAAATTTGTACCTAATAGCAATATAGAAAAATCTAGACGTTTTTTGTCGTTAAGTTCTATGGTGACGTTGCTGATTATGCTCGTGGCCGTTTTAATTGAAGGTATTGCAAGCGTTGAAATTGTTTCGGGTAAGGTGCTGTTGGGCGGTCAAATTGCGTTGTCGCTTGTGGGGCTTATATTACTTGAGCAGATTTGGCGGAACGCTAATATTTATGGTCGATCTAGCATTAAGTACTTATCTGTCGCAATAGGTGCGATATTCGGGTATGACTTTTTGATGTACTCAGATGCCTTCTTGTTTCAAGAAATATCAACGCCAATGTGGAACTCAAGGGGTGCTGTTAACGCAATGGTCGCACCTCTTATCGCCCTAACGATGATTAACAGCCGAAAGCAGCCTATCGATGTACAGGTTTCTCGGCAGGTTATTTTTTACACCGGTACTCTCGTACTCGCGGGTGTTTATCTGCTGCTCATTTCGATGGGTGGGTACTACCTCCGAACGTTTGGCGGTACTTGGGGTGACGCGTTACAGATTTTATTCTTCTTTACTGCTATCACGATCTTAGTCTTGCTGCTCGCCTCTCCAAAGTTACGTGCAAGGCTGATGGTATTTATTAGCCAAAACTTTTTTCACTATAAATATGACTATCGAGAAGAGTGGCTTAAAAGTACAAAAACGCTGTCTTTCTCAAATGCAGAAGAAGAACTACCGACCAGCGTTATTCGTATATTATCTAAATTAGTAGAAAGTAACGGGGGCATTCTTTGGTATAAGAATGACGTGGGTGATTTCTCTGTTAAAGCCTACCTAAACTGCTCTCCTATTAAACATGACGTCATTGATGCCAATGCCGATATACTCGAATATTTTAAAGAGCACGACTGGATTATTGATTTAAACGAATATATAAATGACCCCACAACCTATAACCTACTCGAAATTCCCGACGTCATACTCAATCACCCTTCACCTTGGCTGATTATTCCGTTGTTTCAGGGTAACGAGCTTATGGGGCTTACCTTAGTTGCTCAACCGTACACGCGTATGGAATTAAACTGGGAAAACTACGACCTTATTAAAGTGGTTTCTAGACAAGCCTGTAGCTATTTATCACAAAGTCAAAGCCAAGAGCGATTAGCAGAATCTAAGCAGTTTGAAGCCGTTAACCGAACGTCTGCCTTTATGGTGCATGATCTTAAAACCATTATTGCGCAGTTATCACTATTGGTAAAAAACGCAGAAAAACATAAAGCCAACCCAGCATTTGTCGATGACATGATCTCAACAACCGCGCATGCCGTGCAAAAAATGGAGTACTTATTAAAGCAGATCAGAAACCCCACTGAAGAAGAACAATTAGAACTCATAGAGCTAGGGCCAATCGTTGAAGATGTCGTGTTAAGACAATCTAAGTCGCTTCCTATTCCACAAGCTCAGCTCCCTGATGAACAAATAATGGTTAAGTCTTCTAAAGAACAGCTGCATACAGTATTAGGTCATCTAATACAAAACGCACAAGATGCGACCGATAAAGACGGCGAAGTCACCATTTCTGTTAAAGCCACGCCGGGGTTTGTTGTATTGTTTATTCAAGATACAGGCAAAGGGATGAGTGAGCGATTTATTAAAAATCAGCTTTTTAAACCTTTCGAAAGTACCAAAGGACTAAAAGGAATGGGGATTGGAGCATACCAAAGTCGAGAATATATCAAAAAGCTGGGCGGAACCATCGACGTAACCAGTCAAGAAGGAATCGGTTCTTGTTTTAGTGTCAAAATACCTACTTCGTAA
- a CDS encoding SDR family oxidoreductase, protein MTKKQKPTVLITGAAGALAQQVINRLRDTYQIVAVDFRKQTYLSDDIPSYQINFNKRVFEDLFRKYEFDGVIHLGRITSSEETRMRRYNANVLGSQKLLELSHKYGIKKVIVLSTYHVYGANAYNPALIDETAPLKAAELTMDLIDSVELENLANIYLWKYRDLNITILRPCNIVGPGVQNTISSLLSSKRAPVLAGFSPVMQFIHIDDMADAIVLSYEKNKSGIYNVAPEDWVSYQQALELSGCSKLPLPSIPPSVPRFLAKTMNLKIFPAFLLNYFKYSVVIDGRSFNKTFGFKVKRPLKEIFRYYKEMKS, encoded by the coding sequence ATGACAAAAAAACAAAAACCAACGGTTCTTATTACCGGCGCAGCGGGTGCGCTCGCTCAACAAGTCATCAACCGACTACGAGATACCTATCAAATTGTGGCGGTAGACTTCAGAAAGCAAACCTATCTCAGTGACGATATTCCAAGCTATCAAATCAACTTCAATAAACGCGTTTTTGAAGACTTATTTCGTAAATATGAGTTCGACGGCGTAATACACCTTGGCAGAATCACCTCAAGTGAAGAAACCCGAATGCGGCGCTATAATGCCAACGTTCTCGGTTCTCAAAAACTGCTAGAACTCAGCCATAAATACGGCATTAAAAAGGTTATTGTACTCTCAACGTACCATGTTTATGGCGCCAACGCGTACAACCCAGCACTGATAGATGAAACAGCGCCGTTAAAAGCTGCAGAGCTTACCATGGATCTGATAGACTCAGTCGAGCTAGAGAACTTAGCCAACATTTATCTGTGGAAATATCGCGACCTAAACATCACCATACTGCGCCCCTGTAATATCGTAGGGCCAGGTGTTCAAAACACCATCAGCTCGTTACTTTCAAGTAAACGCGCACCAGTGTTAGCCGGTTTCTCTCCCGTGATGCAGTTTATCCATATCGACGACATGGCAGATGCCATAGTGCTCTCATATGAAAAGAACAAATCGGGTATCTACAATGTAGCCCCAGAAGACTGGGTCTCATACCAACAGGCGCTCGAACTATCAGGTTGCAGCAAACTCCCACTGCCATCAATCCCACCGAGTGTCCCACGCTTTTTAGCAAAGACCATGAACCTGAAAATATTCCCTGCGTTTTTGCTCAACTACTTTAAGTATTCAGTCGTAATAGACGGCAGAAGCTTTAACAAAACCTTTGGTTTTAAGGTAAAGCGACCGCTTAAAGAAATATTTAGATATTATAAAGAGATGAAAAGTTAA
- a CDS encoding lysophospholipid acyltransferase family protein, which yields MNLKSYLKEKFISKELDAQLDKIEKPVGSLGYDPWGFNAETNKLMLSLYSNVYNKYFRVQTDGIDNVPAKGPVLIVGNHSGQLPIDGTLVGYAIATRKKAPRMPRAMIERFFPTVPFLGNLLNQAGAVLGDPVNCAKMLENNEAVIVFPEGIRGSGKLYKDRYQLKRFGNGFMHLAMQHNATVVPVGIVGCEETIPAIANIKPLAKMLGIPYAPITLPFILPAKVHMNFGKPMKFEGGDTTEEEVTRRVEQVKSVINDLIDKGLSERKRLF from the coding sequence ATGAATCTGAAGTCTTATCTAAAGGAAAAGTTCATATCCAAAGAACTTGACGCTCAGTTAGACAAAATTGAAAAACCGGTAGGCTCGCTAGGCTATGATCCTTGGGGATTCAATGCAGAAACGAATAAACTGATGCTATCGCTCTACAGCAATGTTTATAACAAGTATTTCAGAGTTCAAACTGATGGAATAGATAACGTACCCGCAAAAGGGCCTGTGCTGATTGTCGGAAACCATAGTGGGCAACTTCCCATAGATGGCACACTTGTAGGCTACGCCATTGCAACACGAAAAAAAGCACCGCGAATGCCAAGAGCCATGATCGAACGCTTTTTTCCTACGGTTCCTTTTTTAGGTAATTTGCTTAACCAAGCAGGTGCCGTTTTAGGCGACCCTGTAAACTGCGCTAAAATGCTAGAGAATAACGAAGCGGTTATTGTCTTTCCTGAAGGAATCAGAGGCTCAGGAAAGCTTTATAAAGACCGGTACCAGCTTAAACGATTCGGTAATGGCTTTATGCACTTAGCTATGCAGCACAACGCAACGGTCGTTCCTGTTGGTATTGTTGGTTGTGAAGAAACGATTCCTGCCATAGCGAACATTAAACCACTCGCGAAAATGCTTGGTATTCCCTACGCCCCCATCACCCTACCCTTTATTTTACCTGCCAAAGTTCACATGAACTTCGGTAAGCCGATGAAATTTGAAGGCGGTGATACCACCGAAGAAGAAGTAACTCGACGAGTTGAGCAAGTAAAATCAGTTATCAATGACTTAATTGATAAAGGATTAAGCGAGAGAAAAAGGCTTTTCTAA
- a CDS encoding tyrosine-type recombinase/integrase — MRLTESRIEKLTWSSDWKGRRKYFADHVIRGLFVAIESTNSKSYGLRYSIAGKDKRQIYGFVSAYRLEEIREIARIDKQLSNQNIDPFASRQKRAEIVTQRLSTIGGIAKSYFESVGFSELAISTQKKYKANYNFWIKDELQDKEITDLTRMDIITYLEGVFKSGKVGAYREVRKTLKNILDFALDREIVETPLFYRIPILAPSKARDRYIKPHELPEILTFLRSRKQSMAAYAWRWIFLTNYRAGEARALQFSWICNKANTVTIPAEFVKSRREHVLPMMPAMTALIEEIQTLHPHEGYVFSKTGDKMLHVSSVGDYLKDNDLKFTPHDLRKTFATNAEEELEMSEQDIEVLLNHVNLKNTSQKHYRLGPKLKMKQRALSHWHEYLSSLTSET; from the coding sequence GTGAGGCTAACGGAGTCAAGAATCGAGAAACTTACTTGGAGTTCAGATTGGAAGGGACGTAGAAAGTATTTTGCTGATCATGTTATCAGAGGTCTATTCGTTGCTATAGAGTCAACTAATTCAAAAAGCTATGGGCTTCGTTATAGTATTGCAGGTAAAGATAAGCGCCAGATATATGGTTTCGTTTCAGCATACAGGCTTGAAGAGATTCGAGAAATTGCAAGAATTGATAAACAGCTCTCAAATCAAAATATTGATCCGTTTGCGTCTAGGCAGAAAAGAGCTGAAATAGTAACTCAACGTCTATCTACCATTGGTGGTATTGCTAAAAGTTATTTTGAGTCGGTTGGTTTTTCTGAGCTTGCAATATCAACTCAAAAAAAATACAAAGCGAATTATAACTTTTGGATTAAAGACGAACTCCAAGATAAAGAAATAACAGACTTGACACGCATGGATATTATTACATACCTAGAAGGGGTGTTTAAGTCCGGTAAGGTTGGCGCATATCGAGAAGTTAGGAAAACACTAAAAAATATTTTGGATTTTGCTCTTGATCGAGAGATTGTTGAAACGCCTCTATTTTACAGAATACCGATACTCGCGCCTTCCAAAGCCAGAGATCGCTATATAAAACCTCATGAGCTACCTGAAATTCTAACGTTTCTGCGGAGTCGAAAACAGTCAATGGCTGCGTATGCATGGCGCTGGATATTTTTAACTAACTATAGGGCTGGTGAAGCAAGGGCTCTGCAATTTTCTTGGATATGTAACAAAGCCAACACAGTAACCATTCCTGCTGAGTTTGTTAAGTCTAGACGCGAGCATGTGTTACCTATGATGCCTGCAATGACAGCGCTAATAGAAGAGATTCAAACCTTGCACCCACATGAGGGATATGTTTTTTCTAAAACCGGCGATAAGATGCTTCATGTTTCATCAGTAGGGGACTACCTAAAAGATAATGACCTAAAGTTCACTCCACATGACCTGAGAAAAACCTTTGCGACAAATGCAGAGGAAGAACTGGAAATGAGTGAGCAAGATATAGAAGTTTTACTGAATCATGTGAACCTAAAAAATACATCTCAGAAACATTACCGCCTCGGACCAAAGTTGAAAATGAAACAAAGGGCATTGAGTCACTGGCATGAATACCTAAGTTCATTAACCAGTGAGACTTAA